The following proteins are encoded in a genomic region of Arcobacter suis CECT 7833:
- the cysK gene encoding cysteine synthase A, whose product MKYANNITELIGNTPLVKLQGASNTTGATVLGKCEFMNPSHSVKDRIGTNMINAAIKAGLIKEGTTVIEPTSGNTGIALASVCAALGIKLILTMPSSMSIERRRLLKALGADLVLTAPEKGMKGAIEKAVELQEATPNSFIPQQFANAANPEIHRLTTAKEILADTDGKIDIFVAAIGTGGTITGTGEVLKAHNPNIQIIAVEPEASPVLSGGKPGPHKIQGIGAGFVPDVLNTKIYDEVLQVSNDDAIATSRKIAQTEGLLVGISAGANIYAAQLVAARPENKGKTIVTILCDTGERYLSSGLYDYDEE is encoded by the coding sequence ATGAAATATGCAAATAACATAACAGAATTAATCGGTAACACACCTTTAGTAAAATTACAAGGTGCAAGTAACACAACTGGAGCAACAGTTTTAGGTAAATGTGAATTTATGAATCCTTCACATTCAGTAAAAGATAGAATTGGTACAAACATGATAAATGCAGCTATTAAAGCTGGATTAATTAAAGAAGGTACAACTGTAATTGAACCAACAAGTGGAAATACAGGTATTGCATTAGCTTCTGTTTGTGCAGCTTTAGGAATTAAATTAATTCTTACAATGCCTTCATCAATGAGTATTGAAAGAAGAAGATTATTAAAAGCTTTAGGTGCTGATTTAGTATTAACTGCTCCTGAAAAAGGAATGAAAGGTGCTATTGAAAAAGCTGTTGAATTACAAGAGGCAACTCCAAACTCTTTTATTCCTCAACAATTTGCAAATGCAGCAAACCCTGAAATTCACAGACTTACAACTGCAAAAGAGATTTTAGCAGACACAGATGGGAAAATTGATATTTTCGTAGCTGCTATTGGAACAGGTGGAACAATAACTGGAACTGGTGAAGTTTTAAAAGCTCACAATCCAAATATCCAAATTATTGCAGTTGAGCCAGAAGCGTCACCTGTATTAAGTGGTGGAAAACCAGGACCTCATAAAATCCAAGGAATTGGAGCTGGGTTTGTACCAGATGTTTTAAATACAAAAATTTATGATGAAGTATTACAAGTATCAAATGATGATGCAATTGCAACTTCAAGAAAAATTGCTCAAACAGAAGGATTATTAGTTGGTATTTCTGCAGGTGCAAATATTTACGCAGCACAATTAGTGGCAGCAAGACCAGAAAACAAAGGTAAAACTATTGTTACAATTTTATGTGACACAGGTGAGAGATACTTAAGTTCTGGTTTATATGATTATGATGAAGAGTAA
- the cysN gene encoding sulfate adenylyltransferase subunit CysN yields MAHQSDLIAENIEQYLKEHENKEICRFITCGSVDDGKSTLIGRLLYDSKMIFEDQLAAIEKDSKKSGTTGDKIDLALLVDGLASEREQGITIDVAYRFFSTDKRKFIIADTPGHEQYTRNMATGASTADIAIILIDARQGILTQTKRHSYIASLLGIKNLIVAINKMDLVDFSEEVFEKIKRDYNDIISFLPHHNDLNIQFIPISALDGDNILTISPKCSWYKGLPLMPLLDNTSIHKQESSSFRLPVQYVLRPHLNFRGFSGTISSGEIKVGDEITVLPSRKTSRVKSIVSNDVKDLRPIGKDETVETIEKAFAPMATTITLEDEIDISRGDMIVKTGDIPKVSNHLSCMVVWMDETPMKLNQNYVIKRATSVINGAFNSIEFKKNINTFDEVDATELALNDIAKCTISLDREIAVDSYYENRYTGSFIIIDKYTNSTVGAGMILSSVEGFAKLEDEKKVYSKAEIELNEFIRRNYPEWDCKAI; encoded by the coding sequence ATGGCACATCAATCAGACTTAATTGCAGAAAATATAGAACAATATTTAAAAGAACACGAAAATAAAGAAATATGTAGATTTATCACTTGTGGAAGTGTTGATGATGGTAAAAGTACTCTAATTGGAAGACTTTTATATGATTCAAAAATGATTTTTGAAGATCAATTAGCAGCTATTGAAAAAGATAGTAAAAAATCAGGAACTACTGGTGATAAAATCGATTTAGCACTTTTAGTTGATGGATTAGCTAGTGAGAGAGAACAAGGTATTACTATTGATGTTGCTTATAGATTTTTCTCAACTGATAAAAGAAAATTTATTATTGCAGATACTCCAGGTCATGAGCAATATACAAGAAATATGGCAACGGGTGCTAGTACTGCTGATATTGCTATTATTTTAATAGATGCAAGACAAGGAATTTTAACTCAAACTAAAAGACACTCTTATATTGCAAGTTTATTAGGTATTAAAAACCTAATCGTTGCTATTAACAAGATGGATTTAGTTGATTTTAGTGAAGAAGTGTTTGAAAAAATCAAAAGAGATTATAATGATATTATTTCATTCTTACCTCATCATAATGATTTAAATATTCAGTTTATCCCTATTTCGGCACTTGATGGAGATAATATCTTAACTATTTCACCAAAATGTTCTTGGTATAAAGGTCTTCCTTTAATGCCATTATTAGACAATACGTCTATACATAAACAAGAATCTTCATCATTTAGACTTCCTGTTCAATATGTATTACGTCCTCACTTAAATTTTAGAGGATTCTCTGGAACAATATCAAGTGGTGAGATAAAAGTTGGTGATGAAATTACCGTTTTACCTTCAAGAAAAACAAGTAGAGTTAAATCAATAGTATCAAATGATGTTAAAGATTTAAGACCAATTGGAAAAGATGAAACTGTTGAAACTATTGAAAAAGCATTTGCTCCAATGGCTACAACTATTACGCTTGAAGATGAGATTGATATTTCAAGAGGTGATATGATAGTAAAAACTGGAGATATTCCAAAAGTATCAAATCACCTTTCTTGTATGGTAGTTTGGATGGATGAAACTCCAATGAAACTAAACCAAAATTATGTGATTAAAAGAGCAACTTCAGTAATTAATGGTGCATTTAATTCAATTGAGTTTAAAAAGAACATCAATACTTTTGACGAAGTTGATGCAACTGAATTAGCATTAAATGATATTGCAAAATGTACAATATCACTTGATAGAGAAATTGCAGTTGATTCATACTATGAAAATAGATACACAGGAAGTTTTATTATCATTGATAAATATACAAACTCAACAGTAGGAGCTGGTATGATTTTATCTTCTGTTGAAGGTTTTGCAAAACTTGAAGATGAGAAAAAAGTTTATTCAAAAGCTGAAATTGAATTAAATGAATTCATTAGAAGAAATTATCCTGAATGGGATTGTAAGGCAATATAA
- a CDS encoding RrF2 family transcriptional regulator, with protein MPLISTKGVYGLTAMYELSKHQEDTPMQIKEISANANIPQNYLEQLLSKLRRAELVKSIRGARGGYILAKSAKEIKIVDILIALEDDIKIIDAKAENPILNIFFDESKNSMKKIFDISLDKLDEYQEKYNEFLHYSI; from the coding sequence ATGCCATTAATATCAACAAAAGGTGTATACGGCTTAACAGCCATGTATGAGTTAAGCAAGCATCAAGAAGATACTCCTATGCAAATCAAGGAAATATCTGCAAATGCAAATATTCCTCAAAATTACTTAGAACAACTTTTAAGTAAATTAAGACGAGCGGAACTTGTAAAAAGTATACGAGGTGCAAGGGGTGGATATATCCTTGCTAAAAGTGCTAAAGAGATTAAAATAGTTGATATTTTAATTGCTTTAGAAGATGATATTAAGATAATTGATGCAAAAGCTGAAAATCCAATCTTAAATATCTTTTTTGATGAATCAAAAAATAGTATGAAAAAGATTTTTGATATTTCACTAGATAAACTAGATGAATATCAAGAAAAATATAACGAATTTTTACATTACAGTATATAA
- a CDS encoding outer membrane beta-barrel protein yields the protein MKKIIVTASLFAASTSMLAMDLQYFLGAGAERGAANYKVNGSSSSGTIVNVSDDMTDTSLKLKAGIIIDKTHRISLSHANFTGEDTDFTVILGNYDYLIPINNDFRLLAGVHIGNGEYKEINIDGLGTAKMSGLAYGAQVGAIYDITKNVEFEVGLAYTKYNIDKTFNWTDSGIDMTAKMEIEDSTTMFAGINYKF from the coding sequence ATGAAAAAAATAATAGTAACTGCAAGTTTATTTGCTGCTAGTACATCAATGTTAGCAATGGATTTGCAATATTTCTTAGGTGCAGGAGCTGAGAGAGGAGCTGCAAATTATAAAGTTAATGGTTCGAGTTCTTCTGGAACAATTGTAAATGTATCAGATGATATGACAGATACTTCTTTAAAATTAAAAGCAGGTATTATTATTGATAAAACTCATAGAATTTCTTTATCTCATGCAAACTTCACAGGAGAAGATACTGATTTTACAGTTATATTAGGTAATTATGACTATTTAATTCCTATTAATAATGATTTCAGATTACTTGCTGGAGTTCATATTGGTAATGGAGAATATAAAGAAATAAATATTGATGGACTTGGAACAGCAAAAATGTCAGGATTAGCTTATGGTGCTCAAGTTGGGGCTATTTATGATATTACGAAAAATGTAGAATTTGAAGTAGGATTAGCTTATACAAAATATAATATAGATAAAACATTCAATTGGACTGATTCAGGTATTGATATGACTGCCAAAATGGAAATTGAAGATTCAACTACTATGTTTGCAGGAATTAACTACAAATTCTAA
- a CDS encoding sulfite reductase: MSNNLTLNIENIKKEKDGMDVLADIFFYAVFGEFVSPEDLERFKWYGIYAQDEKQKHFILRVPLSMGELNLNQIKILSFISKEFSDNSLLFLDEQKVEFRNLKIYDLPNIFNLLQEAKLNTYFEAGHTVRRILTCPVNGIDDTQLLDVEPLANKLNGTFIGNKNFSNLPNKLQIAISGYEEGCNVQFTPDVSFNATKDTKDKIIFAIKVLDKIIGYITPAQVVKTAIAIANIYKDFGDRTNLQNSSFESLVNNWGINKFFDILNSTVNYKIEKNKTIQEQTTPRKPRMGINKSKIEEQSYIGCKITSSIIQSSNLDNLSSLLEKYSASKIKITHKGNIIILDALSANADDFAKDLEKINFNPFV, translated from the coding sequence ATGTCTAATAATTTAACATTAAATATTGAAAACATAAAAAAAGAAAAAGATGGAATGGATGTCTTAGCAGACATCTTTTTCTATGCTGTTTTTGGAGAATTTGTCAGTCCAGAAGATTTGGAAAGATTCAAATGGTATGGCATTTATGCCCAAGATGAAAAACAAAAACACTTTATATTAAGAGTTCCCCTATCAATGGGCGAATTAAATCTAAATCAAATAAAAATACTTAGTTTTATCTCAAAAGAATTTAGCGATAATAGTTTACTTTTTTTAGATGAACAAAAAGTAGAATTTAGAAATCTAAAAATTTATGATTTACCAAATATCTTTAATCTTCTTCAAGAAGCAAAATTAAATACATATTTTGAAGCAGGACATACAGTAAGAAGAATTCTTACTTGCCCAGTAAATGGTATAGATGATACTCAATTACTTGATGTTGAACCATTAGCAAACAAATTAAATGGAACTTTTATTGGAAATAAAAACTTCTCAAACTTACCAAATAAACTTCAAATTGCAATAAGTGGTTATGAAGAGGGATGTAATGTTCAGTTTACTCCTGATGTTAGTTTTAATGCAACAAAAGATACAAAAGATAAAATTATTTTTGCTATAAAAGTCTTGGATAAAATTATAGGTTATATTACTCCTGCCCAAGTTGTAAAAACTGCAATTGCCATTGCAAATATCTATAAAGATTTTGGAGATAGAACAAATCTACAAAATAGCTCTTTTGAATCTTTAGTAAATAATTGGGGAATAAATAAATTCTTTGATATTTTAAATTCAACAGTAAATTATAAAATAGAAAAAAATAAAACTATCCAAGAACAAACAACTCCAAGAAAACCAAGAATGGGAATAAACAAAAGTAAAATTGAAGAACAAAGTTATATAGGTTGTAAAATTACTTCTTCAATAATTCAAAGTTCAAATTTAGATAATTTATCATCTTTACTTGAAAAATATAGTGCTTCAAAAATTAAAATTACCCATAAAGGGAATATAATAATTTTAGATGCTTTATCAGCTAATGCAGATGATTTTGCAAAAGATCTTGAAAAAATAAACTTTAATCCTTTTGTATAA
- a CDS encoding O-acetylhomoserine aminocarboxypropyltransferase/cysteine synthase family protein, which translates to MQKETIAIHAGYNKKEGYGTMSVPIAQTTAYAFRDSEHAANLFALKELGPIYTRLTNPTTDVLEQRFAALEGGAAAICTSSGQAASFFAIANVAEAGDNVIISDKLYGGSVTLLTYTMKRFGINAKVFKSDDASDLESLIDDKTKAIYFESLSNPQIAIPDVERVVEIGKKHGVLTICDNTVASAALFNPIKWGVDVVVHSTSKYTNGQGTALGGIIVERAGLAEFFKANENRYSHFTTPDPSYHGLVYTDVPLPNFCLRVRLSLLRDIGATQSPHNSWLLIQTLETLSLRVDKHSDNALEVAKFLESHPKVKSVNYPGLPSNKYYAKAQKYFKDGKSSGLISFDVESFEEARRIIDSAKLFSVVVNIGDSKSLIVHPASTTHSQMSPEELAKAGVNPVTVRLSIGLENTVDLIEDLNQALN; encoded by the coding sequence AACAGCTTATGCCTTTAGAGATTCTGAACATGCTGCAAATTTATTTGCACTTAAAGAACTTGGACCTATTTATACAAGATTAACAAACCCTACAACAGATGTTTTAGAACAAAGATTTGCTGCACTTGAGGGTGGAGCTGCTGCTATTTGTACATCTTCAGGACAAGCTGCATCATTTTTTGCAATTGCAAACGTAGCTGAAGCTGGTGATAATGTAATTATTTCTGATAAATTATACGGTGGAAGTGTTACATTATTAACTTACACTATGAAAAGATTTGGAATTAACGCTAAAGTATTTAAAAGTGATGATGCTTCTGATTTAGAAAGTTTAATTGATGATAAAACAAAAGCTATCTATTTTGAATCATTATCAAATCCTCAAATTGCTATTCCTGATGTGGAAAGAGTTGTTGAGATTGGAAAAAAACATGGTGTTTTAACTATTTGTGATAATACAGTTGCAAGTGCTGCTTTATTTAATCCAATTAAATGGGGAGTTGATGTTGTTGTTCACTCAACTTCAAAATATACAAATGGTCAAGGAACTGCACTTGGTGGAATTATTGTAGAAAGAGCTGGTTTAGCTGAATTTTTCAAAGCAAATGAAAATAGATATTCACACTTTACAACTCCTGATCCATCTTATCATGGATTAGTTTATACGGATGTTCCTCTTCCAAACTTTTGTTTAAGAGTAAGATTATCACTTTTAAGAGATATTGGAGCAACTCAATCTCCACATAACTCTTGGTTATTAATTCAAACTTTAGAAACATTAAGTTTAAGAGTTGACAAACATTCAGATAATGCTTTAGAGGTTGCTAAATTCTTAGAATCTCATCCAAAAGTAAAATCTGTAAATTATCCAGGATTACCATCAAATAAATATTATGCAAAAGCGCAAAAATATTTCAAAGATGGAAAATCATCTGGACTTATCTCTTTTGATGTTGAATCTTTTGAAGAAGCAAGAAGAATCATTGATAGTGCAAAACTATTCAGCGTAGTTGTAAATATTGGAGATAGTAAATCACTTATTGTTCATCCAGCATCTACAACTCACTCTCAAATGAGTCCTGAAGAGTTAGCAAAAGCTGGTGTAAATCCTGTTACTGTTAGACTTTCAATTGGTTTAGAAAATACTGTTGATCTTATTGAAGATTTAAACCAAGCGTTGAATTAA
- the cysD gene encoding sulfate adenylyltransferase subunit CysD — translation MQISQNRLTHLKQLEAESMHIMREVVAEFSNPAMLYSVGKDSSVMLHLLQKAFYPAPPPLPLVHVDTTWKFKEMIEFRDKRAKEVGMELIVYTNPKGEEMNISPFTHGSALHTDVMKTEGLKQMLNIQKFDAVFGGARRDEEKSRAKERIYSFRDKNHRWDPKSQRPELWNVYNGRHTKGESIRVFPLSNWTELDIWQYIYLEGIPIPDLYFSKEREVVEYMGTKIMVDDDRMPEELRKTAKKEMVRFRTLGCYPLTGAVNSEATTLPEIIQEMLICTTSERQGRLIDSDGDASMEKKKQEGYF, via the coding sequence ATGCAAATAAGTCAAAATAGATTAACACATCTAAAACAACTAGAAGCAGAATCAATGCATATTATGAGAGAAGTTGTAGCAGAATTCTCAAATCCAGCAATGTTATATAGTGTTGGAAAAGACTCTTCTGTAATGTTACATCTTTTACAAAAAGCATTTTATCCTGCACCTCCTCCACTTCCTTTAGTTCATGTTGATACAACATGGAAGTTTAAAGAGATGATTGAGTTTAGAGATAAAAGAGCAAAAGAAGTTGGTATGGAACTTATAGTTTATACTAATCCAAAAGGGGAAGAGATGAATATCTCTCCTTTTACTCACGGTTCAGCATTACATACAGATGTTATGAAAACTGAAGGATTAAAACAAATGTTAAATATCCAAAAGTTTGATGCAGTATTTGGTGGAGCAAGACGTGATGAAGAAAAATCAAGAGCAAAAGAGAGAATCTACTCTTTTAGAGATAAAAACCATAGATGGGATCCAAAATCTCAAAGACCAGAATTATGGAATGTCTATAATGGAAGACACACAAAAGGTGAGTCTATTAGAGTATTCCCATTATCAAACTGGACAGAATTAGATATTTGGCAATATATTTATCTTGAAGGTATTCCTATTCCTGATTTATATTTCTCAAAAGAGAGAGAAGTAGTTGAATATATGGGTACAAAAATCATGGTAGATGATGACAGAATGCCTGAAGAGTTAAGAAAAACAGCTAAAAAAGAGATGGTAAGATTTAGAACTTTAGGTTGTTATCCATTAACTGGTGCAGTTAATAGTGAAGCTACAACTTTACCTGAAATTATTCAAGAGATGTTAATTTGTACTACAAGTGAAAGACAAGGTAGATTAATAGATAGTGATGGTGACGCATCAATGGAGAAAAAGAAACAAGAAGGATATTTTTAG
- a CDS encoding aminotransferase class V-fold PLP-dependent enzyme, which yields MNKNIFRPFFNENTDILNFIRYNTIGKNKKEYFDYTASGLAFRQIENRIHDVLETYANTHSKEASNADKTTNYYELARSSLASNLELTEDFAILPSGCGTTAAIKHFQELLGLYIPPATKKRFGFKIDIKTAPLVIVGPYEHHSNEVSFREALCEIQRIDLDKQGLVDLNHLKEVLEKNKHREIIASFCIASNVTGIITPYEEISKMLREYNAIVCFDAAASSPYMNIPSHLYDAMFMSPHKLLGGPASCGLLIIRKSLVDTTIPPSFSGGGTVLYVNKTSQTYQKDIEAREEAGTPPILQFIRASLAYQLRNEIGFEFIKKQKDALKEYFISELKKIPNCEIYGNQEASNIGIVSFNIKSLSPYDLCNRLSLEDNFQTRAGCSCAGPYGHDLLGIEKLDMNNRPGWVRISIHFSQTKEEIKNLIDGIKKIIL from the coding sequence ATGAACAAAAATATTTTTAGACCTTTTTTCAATGAAAATACCGATATATTAAACTTTATTAGATACAACACTATTGGAAAAAATAAAAAAGAGTATTTTGACTATACAGCTTCAGGACTTGCATTTAGACAAATAGAAAATAGAATCCATGATGTACTTGAAACTTATGCAAATACTCACTCTAAAGAGGCTTCAAATGCCGATAAAACTACAAACTATTATGAATTAGCAAGGTCTAGTTTAGCTTCAAATTTAGAACTAACAGAGGATTTTGCAATTCTTCCAAGTGGTTGTGGAACAACTGCTGCTATTAAACATTTTCAAGAGTTGTTAGGACTTTATATTCCCCCAGCAACTAAAAAAAGATTTGGTTTTAAAATAGATATAAAAACTGCTCCATTGGTAATAGTAGGACCCTATGAACACCACTCAAATGAAGTTTCATTTAGAGAAGCATTATGTGAAATACAAAGAATAGATTTGGATAAACAAGGTTTAGTTGATTTAAATCACCTAAAAGAGGTTTTAGAAAAAAACAAACATAGAGAAATAATAGCTTCATTTTGTATAGCTTCAAACGTAACAGGAATTATTACTCCTTACGAAGAAATCTCTAAAATGCTACGAGAATATAATGCAATAGTTTGTTTTGATGCAGCAGCTTCAAGTCCATATATGAACATTCCATCTCATCTTTATGATGCTATGTTTATGTCACCACATAAACTTCTTGGAGGTCCTGCCTCTTGTGGTTTATTGATTATTAGAAAATCTTTAGTTGACACAACTATTCCTCCTTCATTTTCAGGTGGAGGAACAGTTTTATATGTAAATAAAACTTCACAAACTTATCAAAAAGATATAGAAGCAAGGGAAGAAGCGGGAACTCCTCCAATTTTACAATTTATTCGTGCATCTTTGGCATATCAACTTAGAAATGAAATAGGTTTTGAATTTATAAAAAAACAAAAAGATGCACTAAAAGAGTATTTCATTAGTGAATTAAAAAAGATTCCAAACTGTGAAATCTACGGAAATCAAGAAGCTTCAAATATAGGAATTGTCTCTTTTAACATAAAAAGTTTAAGTCCCTATGATTTATGTAATCGTTTATCTTTAGAAGATAATTTCCAAACAAGAGCTGGATGTTCATGCGCTGGACCTTATGGACATGATTTACTTGGAATTGAAAAGTTAGATATGAATAATCGACCAGGTTGGGTTAGAATCTCTATTCATTTTTCACAAACAAAAGAAGAGATTAAAAATTTAATTGATGGGATTAAAAAGATTATTCTTTAG
- a CDS encoding phosphoadenylyl-sulfate reductase, with protein sequence MSNKELIQNINKDLENKTTPEVIEYFLTKFKNVALSSSLAAEDQVLTDIILKQDKNATIFTLDTGRLHPETYDVMDATNLKYGVKIDVFFPQNEKVQELYQTQGVNGQYESIDNRKACCNIRKIEPLKRALKDVEVWVTGLRAAQSVTRVDMPLVEWDENFKVIKVNPLINWTEENVWDYIKTNRVPYNKLHDKGFPSIGCAPCTRAIKDGEDIRAGRWWWENPEHKECGLHKK encoded by the coding sequence ATGAGTAACAAAGAATTAATACAAAATATAAATAAAGATTTAGAAAATAAAACTACACCAGAAGTAATTGAATATTTTTTAACAAAATTTAAAAATGTAGCACTAAGCTCAAGCTTAGCAGCTGAAGACCAAGTTTTAACAGATATTATTTTAAAACAAGACAAAAATGCAACAATATTTACATTAGACACAGGAAGATTACACCCTGAAACTTACGATGTTATGGATGCGACAAATTTAAAATATGGTGTAAAAATTGATGTATTTTTCCCACAAAATGAAAAAGTACAAGAGTTATATCAAACTCAAGGGGTAAATGGACAATATGAAAGTATTGATAATAGAAAAGCCTGTTGTAATATTAGAAAAATTGAGCCTTTAAAAAGAGCATTAAAAGATGTTGAAGTTTGGGTTACAGGACTTCGAGCTGCTCAAAGTGTTACAAGGGTTGATATGCCTTTAGTTGAATGGGATGAAAACTTCAAAGTAATTAAAGTAAATCCTTTGATTAATTGGACAGAAGAAAATGTGTGGGATTATATAAAAACAAATAGAGTTCCATACAATAAACTTCACGACAAAGGATTTCCAAGTATTGGATGCGCTCCTTGTACACGAGCTATCAAAGATGGTGAAGATATAAGAGCAGGAAGATGGTGGTGGGAAAACCCAGAACACAAAGAATGTGGTTTACACAAAAAATAA
- a CDS encoding metallophosphoesterase has translation MNFIIFFCIFFIAFAFQTLIIKKRLINKLDFTYKTKKYLSLILYITFLGVILYPMARYFPVVPNWLYFALSLPIGVIFLTFIITLLHEIISFGINKTPFKKNRREFFKKGLDIGAISFVVATNAKAIDNARNIELELVDVKINNLALPYTIIQISDIHIGGLINKEFIKKLVDKINILNGDIVVITGDLVDTKLEFAEPALNELKNIKSKYGTYFIVGNHEYFHGVKPIIDYVNSLGIKTLENENVYIGEKNKGFNLCGVYDIFGFRYGAYEPDINIALQNIENSPTILLAHQPKYIIQIEDTIKIDLALCGHTHGGQIFPFNFLVKLEQPYVKGLHQHNEFTQVYVNKGTGFWGPPMRLGASSEITILKLS, from the coding sequence ATGAATTTCATAATATTTTTTTGCATCTTTTTTATTGCTTTTGCTTTTCAAACTTTGATAATAAAAAAGCGTCTTATAAATAAACTTGATTTTACTTATAAGACCAAAAAATATCTTAGCCTAATTTTATATATCACTTTTTTGGGTGTGATTTTATACCCAATGGCTAGGTATTTTCCAGTAGTGCCAAACTGGCTCTATTTTGCACTTTCATTGCCAATTGGGGTGATTTTTCTAACATTTATTATTACTTTATTACATGAAATCATCTCATTTGGAATTAACAAAACCCCATTCAAAAAAAATCGAAGAGAATTTTTCAAAAAAGGCTTAGACATTGGTGCTATCTCTTTTGTGGTTGCAACAAATGCAAAAGCTATAGATAATGCTAGAAATATTGAACTTGAACTTGTAGATGTAAAAATAAACAACTTAGCCCTACCCTACACCATTATTCAAATAAGTGATATTCATATTGGTGGACTAATAAATAAAGAATTTATAAAAAAACTTGTTGATAAAATAAATATTTTAAATGGAGATATTGTTGTAATCACAGGTGATTTAGTAGATACAAAATTAGAATTTGCAGAACCCGCACTAAATGAACTTAAAAATATAAAATCAAAATATGGAACTTATTTTATAGTTGGAAATCATGAATATTTCCATGGAGTTAAACCTATCATTGATTATGTAAACTCTTTGGGAATAAAAACTTTAGAAAATGAAAATGTTTATATAGGTGAAAAAAACAAAGGTTTTAATCTCTGTGGAGTTTATGATATATTTGGATTTAGATATGGTGCTTATGAACCAGATATTAATATAGCTTTACAAAATATTGAAAACTCACCAACTATTCTTTTAGCTCATCAACCAAAATATATAATACAAATTGAAGATACAATAAAAATTGATTTAGCTCTTTGTGGACACACCCATGGTGGACAAATTTTTCCATTTAATTTTTTAGTAAAACTTGAACAACCTTATGTAAAAGGTCTTCATCAGCACAATGAATTCACACAAGTTTATGTAAATAAAGGCACTGGATTTTGGGGTCCACCCATGAGACTAGGCGCTAGTAGCGAAATTACTATTTTAAAACTTTCTTAA
- a CDS encoding DUF2061 domain-containing protein, which translates to MHEKPYRSVVKAISWRTVGTIDTIIVSYFITGNLVMAASIGSIEVITKMALYYFHERAWNKLSFGKVKTPAVDYQI; encoded by the coding sequence ATGCACGAAAAACCATATAGGTCAGTTGTAAAAGCCATTTCATGGAGAACTGTTGGTACGATTGATACAATTATTGTTTCATATTTTATCACGGGAAATCTAGTGATGGCAGCTTCAATTGGTTCAATTGAAGTTATTACAAAAATGGCTTTATACTATTTCCATGAAAGAGCATGGAATAAATTATCTTTTGGAAAAGTGAAAACTCCAGCAGTTGATTATCAAATTTAG